Proteins co-encoded in one Bacillus infantis NRRL B-14911 genomic window:
- the ftsH gene encoding ATP-dependent zinc metalloprotease FtsH, translating to MNRIFRNTIFYLLIFLVIIGVVSFFNGNNEPTDHISYDEFVGYLDSGEVTELSMQPERGVFEVRGKLEGYDEDKFFITYVWNSDNLLDRIDEAAANAKVDVQPAKETSGWVTFFTSIIPFIIIFILFFFLLNQAQGGGSRVMNFGKSKAKLYSEEKKKVRFKDVAGADEEKQELVEVVEFLKDPRKFADLGARIPKGVLLVGPPGTGKTLLARAVAGEAGVPFFSISGSDFVEMFVGVGASRVRDLFENAKKNAPCIIFIDEIDAVGRQRGAGLGGGHDEREQTLNQLLVEMDGFGANEGIIIVAATNRPDILDPALLRPGRFDRQITVDRPDVNGREAVLKVHARNKPLDESVNLKAIAARTPGFSGADLENLLNEAALVAARQNKKKVDMTDIDEATDRVIAGPAKKSRVISKKERNIVAFHEAGHTVIGVMLDEAEMVHKVTIVPRGQAGGYAVMLPKEDRYFMTKPELLDKIVGLLGGRVAEEIVFGEVSTGAHNDFQRATGIARRMVTEFGMSDKLGPLQFGQSQGQVFLGRDFNNEQNYSDAIAYEIDLEIQRIIKECYEKARKVLTENRDKLDLIANTLLEVETLDAEQIKSLVDNGKLPDRKVIDASTDDVKVNINIKKDEDAVKEIHPADSNDPVAPKDDAGPTGSADEKRDL from the coding sequence ATGAATCGGATCTTCCGGAATACCATCTTTTATTTATTAATCTTTTTAGTCATTATAGGCGTTGTCAGCTTCTTTAACGGCAACAATGAGCCGACAGACCATATATCTTATGACGAATTCGTCGGTTACCTGGACAGCGGCGAGGTAACAGAGCTTTCAATGCAGCCTGAGCGCGGGGTATTTGAGGTGCGGGGCAAGCTTGAAGGCTATGATGAAGATAAATTCTTTATCACATATGTATGGAACAGCGACAATCTGCTGGACCGCATAGATGAGGCGGCAGCCAATGCGAAGGTGGATGTACAGCCTGCCAAGGAAACGAGCGGCTGGGTAACATTCTTCACTAGCATCATTCCGTTCATCATCATTTTCATCCTGTTCTTCTTCCTGCTTAATCAAGCACAGGGCGGCGGCAGCCGGGTCATGAACTTCGGCAAGAGCAAAGCCAAGCTTTATAGTGAAGAAAAAAAGAAAGTCCGCTTCAAGGATGTTGCTGGTGCGGATGAAGAAAAGCAAGAACTTGTAGAAGTCGTCGAGTTCCTGAAGGATCCACGCAAATTCGCGGATCTTGGGGCCCGAATTCCTAAAGGGGTGCTTCTGGTCGGACCTCCGGGTACCGGTAAAACCCTGCTGGCGCGTGCTGTTGCCGGTGAAGCAGGCGTACCGTTCTTCTCGATCAGCGGTTCCGATTTCGTTGAAATGTTTGTTGGTGTCGGTGCATCCCGTGTGCGTGACCTGTTTGAGAACGCCAAGAAAAATGCACCGTGTATTATATTCATTGATGAGATTGATGCAGTGGGACGCCAGCGTGGCGCCGGACTTGGCGGAGGCCATGATGAGCGCGAACAGACGCTGAACCAATTGCTTGTTGAAATGGATGGATTCGGGGCTAACGAAGGAATCATCATCGTAGCCGCAACGAACCGTCCGGATATTCTTGACCCGGCCCTTCTGCGTCCGGGACGATTTGACCGCCAGATCACTGTTGACCGTCCGGACGTTAATGGACGTGAAGCAGTACTGAAGGTACATGCCCGCAATAAGCCGCTTGATGAGTCTGTAAATCTGAAGGCTATTGCAGCAAGGACGCCAGGCTTCTCAGGTGCCGACCTTGAAAACTTATTGAATGAGGCTGCCCTTGTCGCGGCACGCCAGAATAAGAAAAAAGTCGATATGACCGATATTGATGAGGCGACGGACAGAGTTATAGCCGGACCTGCCAAGAAAAGCCGCGTCATTTCCAAGAAAGAAAGAAATATCGTGGCATTCCATGAAGCCGGGCATACTGTGATCGGTGTCATGCTGGATGAGGCTGAAATGGTCCATAAGGTAACCATCGTTCCGCGCGGCCAGGCTGGCGGATATGCCGTCATGCTGCCGAAGGAAGACCGATACTTCATGACGAAGCCGGAGCTTTTGGATAAGATTGTCGGCCTCCTGGGCGGACGTGTTGCCGAAGAGATTGTCTTTGGCGAAGTCAGCACAGGCGCGCACAATGACTTCCAGCGCGCAACCGGCATTGCCAGGAGAATGGTGACTGAATTCGGTATGAGCGATAAGCTCGGACCGCTTCAGTTCGGACAGTCCCAGGGCCAAGTGTTCCTTGGCAGGGATTTCAACAACGAGCAGAACTACTCTGATGCGATTGCCTACGAAATCGACCTGGAAATCCAGCGCATCATTAAAGAGTGTTATGAAAAAGCAAGAAAAGTCCTTACAGAAAACCGCGATAAGCTTGACTTGATTGCCAACACACTTCTGGAAGTTGAAACTCTTGATGCTGAACAGATCAAGAGCCTTGTGGACAATGGCAAGCTGCCTGACCGCAAAGTGATCGACGCAAGCACAGATGATGTGAAGGTCAATATCAACATCAAGAAAGATGAAGATGCTGTGAAGGAAATCCATCCGGCAGATTCAAATGATCCGGTTGCACCTAAGGATGATGCCGGCCCAACCGGCAGCGCTGACGAAAAGCGCGACCTATAA
- a CDS encoding type III pantothenate kinase, protein MIFVFDVGNTNIVLGVYDGEELKHHWRIETNRNKTEDEYGMIVKSLFEHVNLSFSNIDGIIISSVVPPIMFALERMCQKYFHHKPLVVGPGIKTGLNIKYENPREVGADRIVNAVAAIHEYGGPLIIVDFGTATTYCYINADKQYMGGAIAPGVNISTEALYSKAAKLPRIEIARPEHIVGKNTVAAMQSGIVYGYVGQVEGIVKRMKDQSDENPLVIATGGLANLIAQESNMIDIVDPFLTLKGLQLIYKRNRESIKK, encoded by the coding sequence TTGATCTTTGTATTTGACGTGGGAAATACAAATATTGTGCTTGGTGTATATGATGGCGAAGAGCTGAAGCACCATTGGAGAATAGAGACGAACCGGAATAAAACAGAAGATGAATATGGGATGATCGTGAAATCTCTTTTTGAGCATGTGAATCTCTCATTTTCTAACATAGATGGCATCATTATTTCTTCGGTTGTGCCGCCGATCATGTTTGCGCTTGAAAGAATGTGCCAGAAGTACTTTCATCATAAGCCCCTTGTCGTTGGCCCCGGCATTAAGACCGGTCTTAATATCAAGTATGAAAATCCGCGCGAGGTGGGCGCTGACAGGATCGTCAATGCAGTTGCAGCCATCCATGAGTATGGCGGACCGCTTATCATAGTCGATTTTGGGACTGCGACAACTTACTGCTATATTAATGCTGATAAGCAGTATATGGGCGGAGCAATTGCACCAGGCGTCAACATTTCGACTGAGGCATTATATTCAAAGGCCGCTAAGCTTCCGAGGATAGAAATTGCCCGTCCTGAACATATTGTCGGCAAGAATACGGTAGCCGCCATGCAATCAGGCATTGTGTACGGATATGTTGGACAGGTAGAGGGCATCGTGAAGAGGATGAAGGACCAGAGTGATGAAAATCCATTGGTCATTGCCACCGGTGGACTTGCCAATCTGATTGCCCAGGAATCAAATATGATCGACATTGTCGACCCGTTTTTAACATTGAAAGGATTACAGTTAATTTATAAACGAAATAGGGAAAGTATAAAGAAATAG
- the hslO gene encoding Hsp33 family molecular chaperone HslO: MEDYLIKALAFNGQVRAYAARSTDTVGEAQRRHYTWPTASAALGRAMTAGVMMGAMLKGEEKLTIKIEGGGPLGPILVDSNSKGEVRGYVTHPQTHFDLNEQGKLDVRRAVGTDGMLTVVKDIGMREHFTGQVPIVSGELGEDFTYYFAMSEQLPSSVGVGVLVNPDNTILASGGFILQLLPGTDEETITRIENRLKEIPPVSKLIEKGLTPEELLNEILGEGNVKILEKMPVSFECTCSKERFATSIISLGRDEIQDMIDTDGEAEAQCHFCNEKYHYSKEELEALKSEAV; the protein is encoded by the coding sequence ATGGAAGATTATTTGATTAAGGCGCTTGCCTTTAATGGACAGGTGCGTGCGTACGCTGCCCGCAGCACAGATACGGTGGGAGAGGCGCAAAGAAGGCATTACACGTGGCCGACGGCTTCTGCTGCTCTTGGCAGGGCAATGACTGCAGGTGTGATGATGGGGGCGATGCTGAAAGGCGAGGAAAAGCTGACCATCAAAATTGAAGGCGGCGGCCCGCTTGGCCCAATCCTGGTTGACAGCAATTCTAAGGGAGAGGTCCGCGGCTATGTGACACATCCGCAGACCCATTTCGACTTGAATGAGCAAGGGAAGCTGGATGTCCGCAGGGCAGTCGGTACTGATGGCATGCTGACTGTCGTCAAGGACATCGGGATGAGAGAGCATTTCACAGGACAGGTGCCAATCGTTTCAGGTGAGCTTGGAGAGGATTTCACTTATTATTTTGCTATGTCTGAGCAGCTTCCTTCCTCTGTCGGAGTTGGTGTTCTTGTAAATCCGGACAATACGATTCTTGCCTCTGGAGGGTTCATTCTTCAGCTCCTTCCAGGAACAGATGAAGAGACAATTACAAGAATTGAGAACAGGCTGAAGGAAATTCCTCCTGTGTCCAAGCTGATTGAAAAAGGCCTTACACCGGAAGAGCTCTTGAATGAGATTCTTGGAGAGGGAAATGTAAAGATTCTGGAAAAAATGCCAGTATCCTTTGAATGCACATGCTCCAAGGAGCGGTTTGCAACGAGCATCATCAGCCTGGGCAGGGATGAAATCCAGGATATGATCGATACAGACGGCGAAGCAGAAGCCCAATGCCATTTCTGCAACGAAAAATACCATTACTCAAAAGAAGAGCTTGAGGCACTAAAAAGCGAAGCGGTATAA
- a CDS encoding peptidyl-prolyl cis-trans isomerase translates to MKKKHLWLIIASLFVLNIIFILLLTIRPAVLFAGSGETVAEVGKDKITREEWLNEMEQRYGKEVLNDLIDQKVIGAMAEKYDVEVSKDAVERELTLVKTMYQGNRLQQLDESKWKEQIKYSLLLEELLTRDVVVTEEEMKDYYDQNKSLFQVPDSYHISQIVVKTKKEAEQTIKELENGSSFPVLAMERSIDEFTANQGGETGFISEEDERFSQDFIDEAAKLKEGEWSEPVEVEDGYAVILLHEHLDGRNYAFKDVKNQIRRQVALEQMDTPASAKPFWNEIKVDSFYDKQEEKQ, encoded by the coding sequence GTGAAAAAAAAGCATCTTTGGCTGATTATTGCCAGCCTGTTCGTTTTGAACATCATTTTTATCTTATTATTGACTATCAGGCCAGCTGTGCTGTTTGCCGGCAGCGGGGAAACAGTGGCCGAGGTCGGAAAAGATAAAATTACGAGAGAAGAATGGCTGAACGAAATGGAGCAGCGCTATGGCAAGGAAGTGCTGAATGATCTGATTGACCAGAAAGTGATCGGAGCCATGGCGGAGAAATACGATGTTGAGGTATCAAAGGATGCGGTCGAAAGGGAGCTCACGCTGGTCAAAACCATGTACCAGGGCAACCGGCTGCAGCAGCTTGATGAAAGCAAGTGGAAGGAGCAGATTAAATACAGCCTGCTCCTGGAGGAACTGCTGACAAGGGATGTTGTGGTGACTGAAGAGGAAATGAAGGACTATTATGATCAAAATAAGAGTCTTTTTCAGGTTCCGGATTCCTATCATATTTCCCAAATTGTCGTTAAAACAAAAAAGGAAGCTGAACAGACCATAAAAGAGCTTGAAAATGGCTCCAGCTTCCCGGTACTGGCCATGGAGAGGTCGATTGATGAATTCACGGCAAACCAGGGCGGGGAAACTGGCTTCATCAGCGAAGAGGATGAGCGCTTTTCACAGGATTTCATTGATGAAGCGGCAAAGCTGAAAGAAGGGGAATGGAGTGAACCGGTTGAAGTAGAGGACGGGTATGCAGTAATCCTGCTGCATGAGCATCTGGATGGACGCAATTATGCTTTCAAGGATGTGAAAAACCAAATCCGCCGGCAGGTCGCTCTCGAGCAGATGGACACCCCAGCTTCGGCCAAACCTTTCTGGAATGAAATCAAGGTCGACTCTTTCTATGATAAACAGGAAGAAAAGCAATAG
- the cysK gene encoding cysteine synthase A produces MVRVANSITELVGQTPIVKLNRLTDDNSADVYLKLEYMNPGSSVKDRIALAMIEAAEQDGNLKAGDTIIEPTSGNTGIGLAMVAAAKGYKAILVMPETMSMERRNLLRAYGAELVLTPGPEGMGGAIRKAEELAKEHGYFMPQQFKNEANPEVHRRTTGKEIAEQMDQVDAFISGIGTGGTITGAGEVLKEKFGSVKIYAVEPADSPVLSGGKPGPHKIQGIGAGFVPDILDTEVYDGVIKVTNDDAFEYARRAAKEEGILGGISSGAAIYAALKVAKELGKGKKVLAIIPSNGERYLSTPLYQFEE; encoded by the coding sequence ATGGTGCGTGTAGCAAACTCGATTACAGAATTGGTCGGGCAGACCCCGATCGTCAAATTGAACCGGCTGACAGATGACAATAGTGCTGATGTTTACTTGAAGCTGGAATATATGAATCCAGGCAGCAGCGTCAAGGACCGGATTGCGCTTGCCATGATTGAAGCTGCTGAACAGGATGGGAATCTGAAAGCCGGTGATACAATCATCGAACCGACTTCAGGGAACACTGGGATCGGACTGGCGATGGTCGCAGCAGCGAAAGGCTATAAGGCCATCCTCGTCATGCCGGAAACGATGAGTATGGAGCGCCGCAATCTTCTTCGCGCTTATGGAGCGGAGCTTGTGCTCACTCCAGGGCCTGAGGGAATGGGAGGAGCGATCCGCAAGGCTGAAGAGCTGGCGAAGGAGCATGGCTATTTCATGCCTCAGCAATTCAAGAACGAAGCCAATCCAGAGGTCCACAGAAGGACAACAGGAAAGGAAATTGCTGAACAGATGGATCAGGTCGACGCTTTCATCTCAGGAATCGGCACTGGCGGAACGATCACAGGTGCCGGAGAGGTGCTTAAGGAGAAGTTTGGCTCAGTTAAGATTTATGCGGTAGAGCCCGCAGATTCACCGGTCCTCTCCGGCGGGAAGCCGGGCCCTCACAAAATCCAGGGCATAGGCGCCGGGTTTGTACCGGATATCCTTGATACTGAAGTATATGACGGGGTAATCAAGGTAACGAATGATGATGCCTTTGAATATGCCCGCCGTGCGGCAAAAGAAGAGGGAATCCTGGGTGGAATCTCATCAGGTGCAGCCATCTATGCGGCCCTCAAAGTTGCCAAAGAGCTCGGAAAAGGCAAGAAAGTCCTTGCTATCATCCCGAGCAACGGGGAGCGCTATTTGAGCACACCGCTTTACCAGTTCGAAGAATAG
- a CDS encoding anthranilate synthase component I family protein, translated as MEKLSIYSRRTAYTYTEFYQHYRHLSAGKENHVLLESGRGGRYSMAAFDPEVILTGRGVQLKAVTQAGTELLEGNPLHCLKEYMGRYEAERLEELPDFQGGAIGYISYDYARYVEKLPVWSKDDLELPDVHFFLFREWFVFDHEEEELWLLFLYDSSVDAGRIEKRADDWVSRWTGTVPALYIPEKTQAGEDLEVSMKEEEFKEAVSRIQDYISKGDVFQVNLSVRQTRPIGVEAIDVYDQLRQLNPSPYMAFIHTPDYQIVSGSPELLVKKNGQEISTRPIAGTRSRGADEAEDLRLAEELIQNEKERAEHVMLVDLERNDLGRVAEYGSVEVNEFMVIEKYSHVMHIVSNVRGVLAQGKSPYDVIDAVFPGGTITGAPKIRTMEIIEELEPVRRGLYTGSIGWIGFNGDMELNIVIRTMLVKDGKAHVQAGAGIVIDSNPKHEYKESLKKAMALWKAKELAENGGEHLI; from the coding sequence TTGGAGAAGCTGTCAATCTACAGCAGGAGAACTGCTTATACATATACAGAGTTTTATCAGCATTACCGTCATTTATCTGCAGGCAAAGAGAATCATGTCCTCCTGGAGAGCGGACGTGGCGGAAGGTACAGCATGGCAGCCTTTGACCCGGAAGTGATCTTGACTGGCCGGGGCGTGCAACTTAAGGCTGTAACCCAAGCAGGTACAGAGCTGCTGGAAGGTAATCCGCTTCATTGCCTGAAGGAATATATGGGCCGCTATGAAGCTGAAAGGCTGGAAGAGCTGCCGGACTTCCAGGGAGGGGCAATTGGATATATTAGCTATGATTATGCAAGATATGTTGAAAAGCTCCCAGTCTGGTCAAAAGACGACCTAGAGCTTCCTGATGTCCATTTTTTTCTGTTCAGGGAATGGTTTGTCTTTGATCATGAAGAGGAGGAACTCTGGCTTCTGTTTTTATATGATTCCTCAGTTGATGCCGGCCGTATTGAAAAAAGGGCGGATGACTGGGTGAGCCGCTGGACAGGCACTGTTCCTGCCCTTTATATTCCGGAAAAAACACAGGCTGGCGAAGATCTTGAAGTATCAATGAAAGAAGAAGAATTCAAGGAAGCGGTAAGCAGGATTCAGGATTACATTTCCAAGGGGGATGTATTCCAGGTTAATCTGTCGGTTAGGCAGACAAGACCGATCGGTGTCGAAGCGATTGATGTGTACGACCAGCTCCGCCAGCTCAATCCGTCGCCATATATGGCTTTTATCCATACACCTGATTACCAGATTGTCAGCGGTTCGCCTGAGCTGCTGGTCAAGAAGAACGGGCAGGAGATCAGCACGCGGCCGATAGCGGGCACTAGATCGAGAGGGGCCGATGAAGCGGAGGACCTGAGGCTTGCCGAGGAATTGATCCAGAATGAGAAGGAGCGGGCAGAGCATGTCATGCTTGTAGACCTGGAGCGGAATGACCTCGGCCGTGTTGCCGAATACGGATCAGTGGAAGTGAATGAATTCATGGTGATTGAAAAGTACTCCCATGTGATGCATATTGTTTCCAATGTCAGGGGAGTTCTCGCACAAGGCAAATCTCCCTATGATGTCATAGATGCTGTTTTTCCCGGCGGGACGATTACCGGGGCGCCGAAGATCAGGACGATGGAGATCATTGAAGAGCTGGAGCCTGTCAGAAGGGGCTTGTATACAGGATCAATCGGATGGATCGGCTTCAACGGGGATATGGAGCTGAATATCGTCATCCGCACCATGCTCGTAAAAGACGGCAAGGCCCATGTGCAGGCAGGAGCCGGCATTGTCATCGACTCCAATCCGAAGCATGAATATAAAGAATCACTCAAAAAAGCGATGGCCCTCTGGAAGGCGAAGGAGCTGGCCGAGAATGGCGGGGAGCATCTGATATGA
- the pabA gene encoding aminodeoxychorismate/anthranilate synthase component II, whose translation MIYMIDNFDSFTYNLVQYLGELGEELVVKRNDEAALEDIAAASPSFLMISPGPCSPNEAGISLEAISHFAGKIPIFGVCLGHQSLAQSFGGDVVQAERLMHGKTSEIYHDGKTIFAGLPNPFPATRYHSLIVKKETLPDCFEISAWTEEGEIMAIRHKTLSAEGVQFHPESIMTQSGKVLLSNFIAHYKNAKMVGA comes from the coding sequence ATGATCTATATGATTGATAACTTTGATTCATTTACCTATAATCTCGTTCAATATTTGGGGGAACTGGGAGAAGAGCTGGTTGTAAAAAGAAATGATGAGGCGGCACTGGAGGACATTGCAGCAGCCAGCCCTTCTTTTCTGATGATCTCCCCAGGACCCTGCAGCCCGAATGAAGCAGGAATCAGCCTGGAAGCGATCTCCCATTTTGCAGGAAAGATCCCCATTTTTGGCGTCTGCCTTGGTCACCAGTCTCTTGCCCAGTCATTCGGCGGGGATGTTGTGCAGGCAGAAAGGCTGATGCATGGGAAAACCTCGGAAATCTACCATGACGGCAAAACCATTTTTGCCGGTTTGCCGAACCCTTTCCCGGCAACCAGATATCACTCTTTGATTGTGAAAAAAGAAACCCTGCCAGACTGCTTTGAAATTTCTGCATGGACAGAGGAAGGCGAAATCATGGCCATCCGCCATAAAACCTTGAGTGCAGAAGGTGTCCAGTTCCATCCAGAATCCATCATGACACAGTCGGGGAAAGTACTATTAAGCAACTTCATCGCCCATTATAAAAATGCTAAGATGGTTGGGGCTTAA
- the pabC gene encoding aminodeoxychorismate lyase: MHILINDRLVSAEEAVISPFDHGFLYGMGLFETFRVYDGHPFLLDDHLDRLNRGLSTLNIEAAFSREELAGKISMVLERNGCTNANVRLNVSAGIEELGLPPDVYSSPQTILFARPLPPAGEMAEKQLVLLKMRRNTPEGDERLKSHHYMNNILAKRELGNTPGQEGIFLTKEGFLAEGVVSNLFWTKGNILYTPSLETGILNGITRQFVLLLAEKNGLQVQEGFYQAEEMMRADEVFVTNSIQEIAPAASFAGVSFPGGAGRLAGMLHKEYRKYSSHLWGREGLLMEGQR; encoded by the coding sequence ATGCATATTTTAATAAACGACCGGCTTGTTTCAGCTGAAGAAGCGGTGATTTCGCCTTTTGACCATGGCTTTCTCTACGGAATGGGGCTTTTCGAAACATTCAGGGTATATGATGGCCATCCGTTTCTGCTGGATGATCATCTGGACAGGCTTAACCGGGGGCTCAGCACTCTCAATATCGAGGCTGCTTTTTCAAGAGAGGAACTAGCGGGGAAAATCAGCATGGTGCTGGAACGGAATGGCTGCACAAATGCCAATGTAAGGCTGAATGTATCTGCAGGCATTGAAGAGCTTGGCCTCCCCCCTGATGTTTACAGCAGCCCCCAGACGATCCTTTTTGCACGGCCGCTGCCGCCAGCGGGGGAAATGGCGGAAAAACAGCTGGTCCTCCTCAAAATGAGGCGCAATACGCCAGAGGGGGATGAACGGCTGAAGTCCCACCACTATATGAACAACATCCTTGCTAAAAGAGAGCTTGGGAATACACCTGGACAGGAAGGGATCTTTCTGACAAAAGAAGGGTTTCTGGCTGAAGGGGTTGTCTCTAATCTTTTCTGGACGAAAGGGAATATTTTATATACCCCATCCTTGGAAACGGGCATCCTGAACGGCATCACCAGGCAATTTGTGCTGCTGCTTGCCGAAAAAAATGGCCTGCAGGTGCAGGAAGGCTTTTATCAGGCAGAGGAAATGATGCGTGCAGACGAAGTGTTTGTTACCAACTCCATTCAGGAGATTGCACCTGCCGCAAGCTTTGCCGGTGTTTCTTTTCCAGGGGGCGCCGGCCGTCTTGCCGGAATGCTGCACAAAGAGTACAGGAAATACAGCAGTCATCTATGGGGACGAGAAGGACTTCTAATGGAGGGACAGAGATGA
- the folP gene encoding dihydropteroate synthase, whose product MNRQIINCGPYELDYGKKTLVMGILNATPDSFSDGGKYFDADKAVKHALEMAANGADIIDVGGESTRPGFAEVSAEEELERVIPVIRAVAKEVPLPISIDTYKAAVAEEAISAGAHIINDVWGAKKDPKMAETASRLEVPIILMHNRENRDYSVFVRDVLNDLYESIHIARNAGVKEENIILDPGIGFAKNLPYNLEMMRNLDTITSLGYPVLLGTSRKSFIGTILDLPVEERVEGTGATVCYGIQKGCQIIRIHDVKEMSRLAKMMDALMGKGELHG is encoded by the coding sequence ATGAACAGACAAATCATAAATTGCGGGCCATATGAGCTGGACTATGGAAAAAAAACATTAGTGATGGGGATCCTGAACGCGACCCCCGACTCTTTTTCTGACGGAGGAAAATACTTTGATGCTGACAAGGCGGTGAAGCATGCGCTGGAGATGGCTGCTAACGGAGCTGATATCATTGACGTTGGCGGGGAATCGACAAGGCCGGGCTTTGCCGAGGTTTCTGCAGAAGAAGAGCTTGAGCGGGTGATTCCGGTGATCAGGGCGGTTGCGAAGGAAGTGCCTCTGCCAATCTCGATCGATACCTATAAAGCGGCTGTGGCAGAAGAAGCCATCAGCGCGGGCGCCCACATCATCAACGATGTGTGGGGGGCGAAGAAGGACCCTAAGATGGCAGAAACGGCATCAAGGCTTGAGGTACCCATCATCCTGATGCACAACCGGGAAAACAGGGATTATTCCGTATTTGTCCGAGATGTGCTCAATGATCTGTATGAAAGCATCCATATTGCCAGGAATGCGGGGGTTAAAGAGGAAAATATCATTCTTGACCCGGGAATCGGGTTTGCGAAAAACCTGCCTTACAATCTTGAGATGATGAGGAATCTTGACACAATCACCAGTCTCGGTTATCCGGTGCTTCTGGGTACCTCAAGGAAATCTTTTATCGGCACCATCCTTGATCTCCCTGTGGAGGAAAGGGTGGAAGGAACAGGGGCAACCGTCTGCTATGGCATCCAAAAAGGCTGCCAGATCATCAGGATCCATGATGTAAAGGAGATGAGCCGTCTGGCGAAAATGATGGATGCCCTGATGGGGAAGGGGGAGCTGCATGGATAA
- the folB gene encoding dihydroneopterin aldolase: protein MDKIYLNNMKFYGYHGVFPEETKLGQRFAVDVIVETDLEKAGKSDNLEDSINYGEIYQVCKEVVEGKPFKLVEALAEKISAEMLGRFPAISSVTVRVIKPDPPIPGHYDSVAVEITRGR from the coding sequence ATGGATAAAATATATTTAAATAATATGAAATTCTATGGCTATCATGGTGTTTTTCCCGAAGAAACAAAGCTAGGACAGCGTTTTGCTGTTGATGTAATTGTAGAGACGGATTTAGAGAAAGCGGGTAAAAGCGACAATCTCGAGGATTCCATCAATTATGGAGAGATCTATCAGGTCTGCAAAGAGGTTGTTGAAGGAAAGCCGTTCAAACTCGTAGAAGCGCTGGCTGAAAAAATATCTGCTGAGATGCTGGGGCGGTTCCCTGCAATCAGCTCAGTAACCGTCAGAGTCATCAAGCCGGATCCGCCGATCCCTGGCCACTATGATTCTGTAGCAGTTGAAATTACAAGGGGACGATAA
- the folK gene encoding 2-amino-4-hydroxy-6-hydroxymethyldihydropteridine diphosphokinase yields the protein MENRVFIALGSNMGDRAANLKEAIQMLSEHPGIDLASYSSIYETDPVGYEDQGEFLNMVIAADTDRSPHELLESCMSIEQKIGRKRDIRWGPRTIDLDILLYNHENMITEDLIIPHPRMKERAFVIVPLAEIGERTDVPVMDTPLEALLEEIPDREGVRIWKQKNGEDVFGLFEN from the coding sequence GTGGAAAATAGGGTATTTATCGCATTGGGCTCCAATATGGGGGACAGAGCGGCGAATCTCAAGGAAGCCATCCAAATGCTTTCAGAGCATCCTGGAATAGATTTGGCAAGTTATTCTTCCATTTATGAAACAGATCCGGTCGGCTACGAGGACCAGGGGGAATTCTTAAATATGGTCATAGCTGCAGATACAGACAGATCGCCGCATGAATTGCTGGAATCATGCATGTCCATCGAGCAGAAGATTGGCAGAAAAAGGGATATCCGGTGGGGTCCGCGCACTATAGACCTTGACATTCTGCTGTATAATCATGAAAATATGATAACAGAGGACCTTATCATTCCTCATCCCCGAATGAAGGAACGGGCATTTGTCATTGTGCCTCTTGCTGAAATAGGGGAGAGAACGGATGTTCCGGTAATGGACACGCCTCTTGAAGCATTGCTGGAGGAAATACCTGATAGAGAAGGAGTGCGAATATGGAAGCAGAAAAATGGGGAAGACGTATTCGGGCTTTTCGAAAATTAA
- a CDS encoding helix-turn-helix domain-containing protein: protein MEAEKWGRRIRAFRKLKGFTQESFAKELGVSVSVLGEIERGNRMPADDFIVQVAHVLKISIEELTPTQEID, encoded by the coding sequence ATGGAAGCAGAAAAATGGGGAAGACGTATTCGGGCTTTTCGAAAATTAAAAGGTTTTACACAGGAAAGCTTTGCGAAGGAGCTGGGTGTCTCAGTCTCTGTACTTGGCGAAATTGAAAGGGGCAATCGTATGCCCGCTGATGATTTCATCGTCCAGGTAGCGCATGTATTGAAAATCAGCATTGAAGAATTAACTCCGACACAGGAGATTGACTAA